A region from the Gemmatimonadaceae bacterium genome encodes:
- a CDS encoding polymer-forming cytoskeletal protein, with protein sequence MALWKEPVAPKRESALLTPDPITRRDDPTPAEAAPSYDAVRRTPVREVKESVIGSDITIEGKIDGTGHIRIAGRFKGDVHVEGNLTIEPGARLTGGVKANAVVIGGELEGNVIDAARVELQEGGVMNGDLKAGTFTVAAGSRMRGRVEFGWQDGNHRSPNGETGGDL encoded by the coding sequence ATGGCACTCTGGAAGGAACCCGTAGCCCCCAAGCGCGAGTCCGCGCTCCTCACCCCGGACCCGATCACGCGCCGCGATGACCCCACGCCGGCCGAAGCCGCGCCGAGCTACGACGCGGTGCGACGGACACCGGTCCGCGAGGTCAAGGAATCGGTGATCGGCTCGGACATCACGATCGAAGGCAAGATCGACGGCACCGGACACATCCGGATTGCTGGCCGTTTCAAGGGCGACGTCCACGTGGAGGGTAACCTCACGATCGAACCGGGCGCTCGACTGACGGGCGGCGTGAAGGCGAACGCCGTGGTCATTGGCGGCGAGTTGGAGGGCAACGTCATCGACGCGGCGCGTGTTGAGCTGCAGGAGGGCGGCGTGATGAACGGCGACCTCAAGGCCGGAACGTTTACGGTGGCCGCGGGCTCACGGATGCGTGGGCGCGTGGAGTTTGGCTGGCAGGATGGGAATCACCGTTCGCCTAACGGGGAGACCGGCGGCGATCTATGA
- a CDS encoding cytochrome c — translation MLRSFVLVTLLAVACRSGSSAGAAGGAPAAVAARPAEVTAANIALGDSLFNNGGCMRCHGRAGIGATGGPMLNDSQWLQLKSGSYEEIVGIITSGVPAASIKDSTHKFPMGARGGRMNLTDPQIKAVAAYVYSLSHK, via the coding sequence ATGCTTCGCTCATTCGTGCTCGTCACGCTCCTTGCCGTTGCCTGTCGCAGTGGTTCGTCCGCTGGCGCTGCCGGCGGTGCGCCTGCCGCGGTCGCCGCACGTCCCGCGGAGGTGACTGCGGCCAACATCGCGCTGGGTGACTCGCTGTTCAACAACGGTGGATGCATGCGCTGTCACGGCCGTGCGGGTATTGGCGCAACCGGTGGCCCGATGCTGAACGACAGCCAGTGGCTGCAGCTAAAGAGCGGGAGCTACGAGGAGATCGTGGGCATCATCACGAGCGGCGTGCCGGCCGCCAGCATCAAGGACTCGACCCATAAGTTTCCCATGGGCGCGCGCGGCGGCCGCATGAACCTCACGGACCCGCAGATCAAGGCCGTGGCCGCGTATGTGTATTCGCTGAGCCACAAGTAG
- a CDS encoding S9 family peptidase — translation MRHRVLLTALVAPALATAQGPGAARPGSLRALDPADLASWNSIRSTATSWDGKWFAYVVAPNEGDGSVKLRSTGADAVEKTWPIGEPSAGGGGGPFGPAADASLAISGDARWLAFTTYPKAADAKKLRKDRKPLQNGLTLVNVATGEKRDFDKVRRFAFAGDAPSWLVMHRYAAEGAPSADLLLLDLRSGTISTIGSVGEWALDDTGAQLAWTTEVRDQVGNGVQLRHLATDVVRSLDSDKALYRRLTWTDSGFALTVLRGVVDSAASDTAYSIVGWTGNATQPTRSAFAVADVASFPAGLRISPDRAPRWSTDRSAFFFGISARRTGPESKATRPDVRPVAGTPGAMQSPAGAGGSDDDLPSLVIWHGKGDPRLQSQQQVEENRDKQYSYLAEYRLGTKTFLRLATDELREVQLTPRDRFAYGYDRRAYERRDAIDGGQRRDILAIDLATGARSVIRSAAKYNLFPSPDGTKALYYDDGQYHIYDFATKASTPITTGAPTSFVDTEDDHNVDRPPVQPVGWAADNQSVLLFDNYDVWKVGIRGGAFVNLTGNGRKERIRYTRRLVINPKERGIDLAQPVYLQTYGEKTKKEGLARVMPGKAGAEVLLWDDAKFTVNRARNADTWVYTRQTFRDFPDYYVAEKTFAAPRRLTNANPQQADYAWSSGAQLVNYVSDKGDSLQGALFLPANYEPGRKYPTMVYIYEKLSQSLHQYAVPNETRAFNPSVYTSRGYAVLMPDIVYKINDPGMSSVWCVVPAVKAAIATGIVDPAKVGLHGHSWGGYQSSFLATQTGKLFAGIVTGAPLTDMVSMYSSVYWNTGTADMAIFESSQGRFKGSYIENRDAYIRNSPVFFADKVETPVMILHNEKDGAVDFNQGITWFNTLREQGKDVIMLQYVGENHGLQLPKNQKDYTLRMAEYFDHFLMGKPAPEWLRNGIPRLQMEEHLKSRQKKPKVAS, via the coding sequence ATGCGTCATCGCGTACTCCTGACTGCCCTCGTGGCGCCGGCGCTGGCCACCGCCCAGGGACCGGGCGCTGCTCGTCCTGGTTCCCTTCGCGCTCTGGATCCAGCCGACCTGGCGTCCTGGAACTCCATCCGCAGTACGGCGACATCGTGGGACGGCAAGTGGTTCGCCTACGTCGTCGCCCCCAACGAAGGCGATGGATCCGTCAAACTGCGCTCCACCGGTGCCGACGCCGTCGAGAAGACGTGGCCGATCGGCGAACCGTCTGCCGGAGGAGGTGGAGGGCCGTTCGGCCCGGCCGCCGATGCGTCGCTCGCGATCTCCGGGGATGCACGATGGCTGGCGTTCACGACCTACCCCAAGGCGGCCGACGCAAAAAAGCTGCGCAAGGATCGCAAGCCCCTGCAGAATGGGCTCACGCTGGTGAACGTCGCGACGGGCGAGAAGCGCGACTTCGACAAGGTCCGACGGTTTGCGTTTGCCGGAGACGCCCCGAGCTGGCTCGTGATGCATCGCTATGCCGCGGAAGGGGCCCCATCCGCGGACCTCCTGTTGCTCGACCTGCGTTCAGGCACGATCTCCACGATCGGCTCCGTGGGCGAATGGGCACTCGATGACACCGGAGCCCAGCTCGCGTGGACGACGGAGGTGCGCGACCAGGTCGGCAATGGTGTGCAGCTGCGTCACCTCGCGACCGACGTGGTCCGGTCGCTCGACAGTGACAAGGCGTTGTACCGGCGGCTCACCTGGACCGACTCCGGCTTTGCGCTGACGGTGCTCCGGGGCGTGGTCGACAGCGCGGCGTCCGACACGGCGTATTCGATCGTTGGCTGGACCGGCAACGCGACGCAGCCCACGCGCTCGGCGTTCGCTGTGGCCGATGTCGCGTCGTTCCCGGCTGGCCTGCGCATTTCTCCGGATCGTGCGCCGCGGTGGAGCACCGATCGGTCGGCTTTCTTCTTCGGCATCAGCGCTCGGCGCACCGGCCCGGAATCGAAGGCCACGCGTCCCGATGTGCGCCCGGTAGCCGGCACGCCTGGAGCGATGCAGTCACCGGCGGGCGCCGGGGGCAGCGATGACGACCTGCCGAGCCTGGTCATCTGGCACGGCAAGGGCGACCCACGCCTGCAGTCCCAGCAGCAAGTCGAGGAGAACCGCGACAAGCAGTACTCCTATCTCGCCGAGTATCGATTGGGCACAAAGACGTTCCTGCGACTCGCGACCGATGAGCTGCGCGAGGTGCAGCTGACGCCGCGCGATCGATTTGCCTACGGGTACGATCGTCGCGCCTACGAGCGCCGCGATGCCATCGACGGAGGTCAGCGCCGCGACATCCTCGCCATCGACCTGGCCACGGGCGCGCGCTCGGTGATCCGGTCCGCGGCGAAGTACAACCTGTTCCCATCGCCCGACGGCACGAAGGCGCTCTACTACGACGACGGGCAATACCACATCTACGACTTCGCGACGAAGGCGTCGACGCCGATCACCACGGGCGCTCCGACCAGCTTCGTGGATACGGAGGACGATCACAACGTCGATCGTCCGCCGGTGCAGCCCGTGGGTTGGGCCGCCGACAATCAGTCGGTGCTGCTCTTCGACAACTACGACGTATGGAAGGTGGGCATCAGGGGTGGCGCGTTCGTGAACCTCACGGGCAATGGGCGCAAGGAGCGTATCCGCTACACACGGCGCCTCGTCATCAACCCGAAGGAACGCGGGATCGACCTCGCGCAACCCGTGTATTTGCAGACCTACGGCGAGAAGACCAAGAAGGAGGGACTGGCCCGCGTCATGCCGGGCAAGGCCGGTGCCGAAGTGCTGTTGTGGGACGACGCGAAGTTCACCGTGAATCGTGCGCGCAACGCCGACACGTGGGTGTACACACGCCAGACCTTCCGGGACTTTCCGGATTACTACGTCGCCGAGAAGACGTTCGCGGCGCCTCGCCGCCTGACGAACGCCAACCCACAGCAGGCGGACTACGCGTGGTCCAGCGGTGCGCAGCTCGTGAACTACGTGAGCGACAAGGGCGACTCGCTGCAGGGTGCGCTCTTCCTCCCGGCGAACTACGAGCCGGGCCGGAAGTATCCGACCATGGTGTACATCTACGAAAAGCTCTCGCAGAGTCTGCACCAGTACGCCGTGCCCAACGAGACGCGGGCATTCAACCCCAGTGTCTACACGAGCCGCGGGTACGCCGTGCTCATGCCCGACATCGTGTACAAGATCAACGACCCGGGCATGTCCTCCGTGTGGTGCGTGGTGCCCGCGGTGAAGGCGGCGATCGCGACCGGGATCGTGGATCCGGCGAAGGTGGGGCTCCACGGCCACTCGTGGGGCGGCTACCAATCCTCGTTCCTCGCCACGCAGACCGGCAAGCTCTTCGCCGGCATCGTGACCGGCGCGCCGCTCACCGACATGGTCTCGATGTACAGCTCGGTCTACTGGAACACGGGCACGGCCGACATGGCGATCTTCGAATCGTCGCAGGGACGCTTCAAGGGCAGCTACATCGAGAATCGCGACGCCTACATCCGCAACTCGCCGGTGTTCTTCGCAGACAAGGTCGAGACGCCGGTCATGATCCTGCATAACGAGAAGGACGGCGCCGTCGACTTCAACCAGGGCATCACCTGGTTCAACACCCTGCGTGAGCAGGGGAAGGACGTGATCATGCTGCAGTACGTGGGCGAGAACCACGGCCTGCAGCTGCCGAAGAACCAGAAGGACTACACCCTGCGCATGGCGGAGTACTTCGACCACTTCCTCATGGGCAAGCCCGCGCCGGAGTGGCTCAGGAACGGCATTCCGCGGCTGCAGATGGAGGAGCACCTCAAGTCGCGACAGAAGAAGCCCAAGGTTGCTTCCTGA
- a CDS encoding beta-ketoacyl-ACP synthase 3 produces the protein MPPAVLTNDDLSTFLETSDEWITTRTGMKERRVSHVNAVELAALAASRALACAGLPPEQLDLIIYGSCSNEEAVPNSASGVQVSLGATRAASMDLNTACTSFLYGLSTATAMIRTGVVRNAVVIGVELISRYMDWSNRNVAVLFGDGAAAVVLQASSAPLGVVGSVLGCDAEARHTLRVRGVGCGYAGLGVSFGDTLWDFDGPTIFKRAVKGMSEASARVLAEAGVASGDVDLVVPHQANLRIIEAVAKYAGIGMDRVVTTVHKYGNMSAATVPVALVEALEAGRVRAGSLLLLPGFGAGLTFCALLVRWGERTVPLGYSSRALPEPERTALQMVNEIRARQDPHGRSATGLHAPVFAESSLHG, from the coding sequence ATGCCCCCCGCCGTCCTCACCAACGACGACCTTTCGACGTTTCTCGAGACGTCGGACGAGTGGATCACCACGCGCACCGGCATGAAGGAGCGCCGCGTCTCGCATGTGAATGCCGTGGAGCTGGCGGCCCTCGCCGCGTCGCGCGCGCTCGCCTGCGCTGGTCTGCCCCCCGAGCAGCTCGACCTGATCATCTACGGCAGCTGCAGCAACGAAGAGGCCGTGCCCAACAGCGCATCGGGGGTCCAGGTGTCCCTCGGCGCCACGCGCGCCGCGTCGATGGATCTCAACACCGCCTGCACCAGCTTCCTCTACGGGTTGTCCACGGCGACGGCCATGATCCGCACCGGCGTCGTCCGCAACGCGGTGGTCATCGGCGTCGAACTCATCTCGCGGTACATGGATTGGAGCAATCGCAACGTGGCCGTGCTGTTTGGTGACGGGGCGGCCGCGGTAGTGCTCCAGGCCAGCAGTGCGCCGTTGGGGGTCGTCGGCAGCGTGTTGGGCTGCGACGCCGAAGCGCGGCACACGCTGCGTGTGCGTGGCGTGGGATGCGGCTACGCGGGGCTGGGAGTGTCGTTTGGGGACACGCTGTGGGACTTTGACGGCCCGACGATCTTCAAGCGCGCCGTCAAGGGAATGAGCGAGGCGTCGGCGCGCGTCCTGGCCGAGGCCGGCGTCGCGTCAGGCGATGTTGACCTGGTCGTGCCTCACCAGGCGAACCTGCGCATCATCGAAGCCGTGGCGAAGTATGCAGGTATCGGGATGGATCGCGTGGTGACCACGGTGCACAAGTACGGCAACATGAGCGCGGCCACTGTCCCCGTCGCCCTCGTCGAGGCGCTCGAGGCGGGTCGCGTCCGCGCCGGGAGTCTTCTGCTGCTTCCGGGCTTCGGTGCCGGCCTCACCTTCTGCGCCCTGTTGGTCCGTTGGGGCGAGCGCACCGTGCCGCTCGGCTACTCCTCGCGCGCGCTGCCGGAGCCGGAGCGGACCGCCCTCCAGATGGTCAACGAGATTCGCGCGCGACAGGACCCGCACGGTCGCTCCGCGACAGGACTGCACGCCCCGGTGTTCGCCGAGTCGTCGCTGCACGGCTGA